Sequence from the Candidatus Binatia bacterium genome:
GTACTCTGGTTGAGCATCTCGCCTTGTGCCGTGAAACAGGCGTTGCGCAAGGCGCCATCGGCACCGTCACCCAATCTCCTTGCTGCGTCGGAAGTGCCGGGGTATGCTCCGTAGCCTCGAACGCAGTATGAAATTCCTCCTTCAGAACCACAGCAGCTATGCTCGCAATGGTGACCGCCCAGGACTGCAGCGACCGCAGTGGGCATACGCGCCACCAGAACGCGCGGACAATGAGCCGACGGAGGTGGGCACCGTTGAACGGTCGGTGATCGATGAGATCATCCACGAACAGGAGCAGACGGGAATCGATATCATCACTGACGGCCAGGTCGGCTGGCATGATCCGATATCGCACTTCATGGGGGCGCTCGAAGGGGTACGGATCAACGGCTTGCAGCGCTACTTCGACACCCAATTCTATTTTCGCCAGCCGGTGATCACCGCGGCGCTGCGTCGGCGCAACCCCCTCGTTTGCGGCGACTTCGTCAAAGCACGCCACGCATCGCGCCTGCGCGTCAAACCGGTGCTGCCCGGCCCGTACACCCTGGCCCGGTTGTGCATGATCGAGTCCGGGCCGTATGCCACCGTCACCGCGCTGGCCGTGGCACTGAGCGAAATCGTGGCGGCTGAGGTGAGTGACCTCGCACGCGAGGGCGCCCAGATCATTCAGCTGGAGGAGCCGGCCATTCTCTCCCGCCCTACCGACATTCGGCTGTTGCGGCACCTGCTGGAACCGGCATGGGACGCCCGCGGCAGTGCAGAACTGATGGTGGCAACATACTTCGGTGATGCCGAGCCGCTTTACGCTCAGCTCAACTCGTTGCCCGCCGACGTTCTGGCCCTCGATTTCACCTGCAGTCCGAAGCTGGCCGAGGCCATTGCCTCCACCGGCTCCAGCAAGGTGCTGGCGCTCGGCTTGATTGACGGGCGCAACACGCGGCTGGAGGATCCGCACGCCGTGGCAAGCCAGATTGAAACCATACTGAAGCAGTACGTGCTCGACACCGCCCACTTGCTTCCCTCGTGCGGGTTGGGGCACTTGCCGCGTAACGTTGCCCGGGCCAAACTGGAGTTGTTGGCTCGTACCCGGCAGCAGTTGCATGTGTTTTCATGACACACGTCGGATTGCGGTCTGAAGACCCGCACGGCAGAAGAAGCGATGGTAAAGCCGCGCAACATGGGAGAGGCAACTCGGCTGGTGTGCGGAGCAACCTCAATGCGGAGTGGACAAGCGGGAATGAATCGTAGTGATCTGAGTGCGCTCTTTGATCAGCTGGCATTGCGAGGCAACCAGGTGGTGGTGCATGCGTCGCTCTCCAGCTTCGGCAACATCGAGGGTGGCGCACTGGCGGTGTGCTCAACCCTGCTCGAAGCGGTGGGCGACAGCGGCACCGTGATGATGCCGGCCTTCACCTGTGCCGAGACCTGGCCCAGGCCTGAGCCTGGCCAGCCCCGCAGCCGCCCGGTGGCCTTTCACGCCGACATCTCGGTGAGCAAGGAGGTCGGCACCATCGCCGAGGCCTTCCGCCGCTTGCCCGGGGTGCTGCGCAGCAGTCACCCGACGCACTCGTTTGCGGCGTGGGGCCGCCACGCACGCGAGGTGCTGTCGACGCAGCGCGACAACAACCCTTTCGGCCCTTTGAAGAAAATCAACATCATGCAGGGACACGTGCTGCTGCTGGGCACCTCACTGCAGTCGGCCACTATCCTTCATGTGGCGGAAGAGCGCTTCGGTGTTCCGTATCTCAACCGCGGCA
This genomic interval carries:
- a CDS encoding AAC(3) family N-acetyltransferase, encoding MNRSDLSALFDQLALRGNQVVVHASLSSFGNIEGGALAVCSTLLEAVGDSGTVMMPAFTCAETWPRPEPGQPRSRPVAFHADISVSKEVGTIAEAFRRLPGVLRSSHPTHSFAAWGRHAREVLSTQRDNNPFGPLKKINIMQGHVLLLGTSLQSATILHVAEERFGVPYLNRGTAVRLNAAGYDERVVLENLPGCSAAFIKLEDRLDPAKVKSAPLARGTARKIAVRYLMQLATAMLDRDPRAFVCDQPDCLNCAAKRAALADIEPKTPPAGLSTP